In Lotus japonicus ecotype B-129 chromosome 5, LjGifu_v1.2, one genomic interval encodes:
- the LOC130720288 gene encoding protein MAIN-LIKE 1-like — MKNRKRSRASEDAGPTEDRHRRLHASSRRGDQAATSHAVEASAPAPVDSMQSPMVEASAPAPVEPTDRVPTPPSPMVEVPRHESAGEESSGESSSGDESSGDESSDEESSGEEGSYDEDSIPPPDVDADVVPEAQGGEEDLIQRLPPFPGGPVDLSLLTHYADHKAPWTWHALLRTDERYVDRRHLRVATAGGKVWNLACDGDSDSHRRVRELIEQTGLHQLPWCSYSETDAGLILALVERWHEETSSFHMPFGEMTITLDDVSALLHLPMGSRFYTPGRGERDECAALCAELMGGSVARYHAEFDKNRSQTIRFGVLQTLYDAALEEHRYEDAARIWLVNQLGATLFASKSGGYHTTVYWIGMLQDLGRVSEYAWGAIALATLYDQLDRASRRGTAQMGGFSSLLLGWAYEYLSDRVIIRRADPEYSQDQPRARRWVMSRVGHAGLDERRVMLDELTVDDIIWTPFEDHRAHRPRDQRAMYSGYIRTPFGRVVRRHLPERVLRQFGYIQDVPRHPSEIQTTGSLAETADAAYADFVPHLRPQGIPVTHSGEAVEEYMRWYGGVSHRFIIPDDRREEFSAVTVVRRVVDLLEQSLEVPDALAVGTHARSLTERALDLIRSSAFIGTQGVAFAAVRGAGAAGGRGRGGRARGGRARGGRARGEGAPAEGARGGRARGPRGRRGGGRGRGE, encoded by the exons atgaagaacagaaagaggtctcgagCTAGTGAGGATGCGGGGCCTACagaggatagacaccggcgattacatgcttctagccggcgcggcgatcaaGCTGCGACCTCTCACGCGgttgaggcttcagctccagctccagttgattctatgcagtcgcccatggtagaggcttcagctccagctccagttgaGCCTACTGATCGAGTTCctactccgccgtctcccatggtTGAGGTACCTCGCCATGAGTCAGcaggcgaggagtcatcaggcgagtcgTCATCCGGCGATGAGTCATCCGGCGATGAGTCATCCGACGAGGAGTCATCCGGCGAGGAGGGGTCATatgacgaggatagtattcctcctcctgatgttgatgctgatgtcgtgccagaggcacagggtggcgaggaggacctgatccagaggttgccgccgtttccgggggggcctgttgatctgtcgcttctcacgcattatgctgatcacaaggctccctggacgtggcatgcactcctacgcacagacgagcggtatgtggaccgtcgacacttgagggtggccacagctggggggaaggtttggaaccttgcttgtgatggtgattcagacagtcacaggagggttcgagagttgattgagcagacgggtcttcatcagctaccctggTGCAGCTACTCGGAGACAGATGCAGGCCtcattttggcccttgtggagcgatggcatgaggagactagtagcttccacatgccgtttggggagatgaccatcaccctggacgacgtgtcggctcttctccatctcccaatggggtcgaggttctatacgcctgggaggggggagagggacgagtgtgcagcgctatgtgctgagttgatgggaggatctgttgctcgttatcatgctgagtttgataagaacaggagccagactattcgctttggggtcttgcagacccTGTATGATGCTGCGTTGGagg agcaccgatatgaggacgctgcacggatttggctggtgaaccagctaggcgcgacgctctttgctagcaagagcggtGGATACCACACGACCGTCTACTGGATAGGTATGTTGCAGGATCTCGGTCGAGTGtccgagtacgcgtggggcgcaattgcgctcgctacgttgtacgaccagcttgatcgagcgtccaggagggggacggcccagatgggaggtttcAGCTCACTCTTGCTAGGATGGGcctacgagtacctttctgatcgcgtcattatccggagggcggatccggagtactcacaggaccagcctagggcgcggcggtgggttatgtcccgggtcgggcatgcaggcctcgatgagaggcgagtcatgctcgatgagctgacggtggatgacattatatggaccccatttgaggaccatcgggctcatcgaccacgggatcagagggccatgtattctggctacatccggacgccatttggccgtgttgttcgacgacatctaccagagagggttctgcgccagtttggctacatccaggatgtccctcgacacccctccgagatccagacgactgggtcccttgctgagaccgcagatgctgcctatgctgattTTGTGCCGCACCtgcgccctcaggggatccctGTTACTCATTcgggagaggctgtggaggagtacatgaggtggtatggcggtgtgtcccatcggttcatcatccctgatgataggagggaggagttcagtgctgtg acgGTTGTGCGTCGGGTcgtggacttgttggagcagtcactggaGGTGCCAGATGCTCTTGCAGTTGGCACGCATGcccgatccctcactgagagggcgctggatcttattagatccagcGCATTCATCGGTACCCAGGGagtagcctttgctgctgtccgaggagctggagctgcaggaggcagaggtcgtggaggtagagcccgtggaggcagagcccgtggaggcagagcccgtggagagggtgcACCTGCAGAGggcgctcgtggaggcagagctcgtggacctagaggtcggaggggtggcggtaggggtcggggcgagtga
- the LOC130716673 gene encoding serine/threonine-protein kinase EDR1 translates to MPKMKHLLRKLHIGGGAATATTTPTPTPTTTTITNHNAAALPHSPTTTPSPPLPSSSSSALPSPDAAGDFNLLQEEEFQMQLALAISASSSDPNVNAESAQIDAAKQISLGYSASVTDTQALVQFQSLRYWNYNVIDYNEKVMDGFYDAYGITSTLIEQGKMPLLVDLQSTSLSRNLECEVILVNRFVDSELNQLEIKACTLFNECCVSELGLILSGILQKLADIVVNRMGGPVGNADKITKRWAMRSRELRDSLRTNVLPLGYLDIGLSRHRALLFKVLGDRINIPCMLVKGSYYTGTDDGAVNLIKDDDGSEYIIDLMGAPGTLIPAEIPSSQLQNCGFAVRGCAEIVGLPNSTNVMLDAVAGVPVVLSDHGRMPTVGRFQTELLDMGYQTKPDEVNHSKVNEKGIFEHTKAYECSHTESSHAENMHVKNVSNYVRSAAQNPEFGPELHRILFESGASPPPDLFSDINPRDWGREAVQSDPNRLLLSYEKSLINSQGVGSARDTWSCQSADRLAGKQKQLHTDAIECSDSSQGDNTSNGILTVSDRDNGLEQSNPLTVDCDSINTRQTCKEKCVESSLPNAVLSCKRHNGVDCYHDDDENGLRNKVGASFKNSALGKDSAIQINEMVNGDCTLHDDQSKKISSVLGEGTDWEIQWEELRIGERIGIGSYGEVYRADCHGTEVAVKKFLDQDFSGDALAQFKSEIEIMLRLRHPNVVLFMGAITRPPHFSILTEFLPGGSLYRLLHRPNLVLDEKRRLRMALDVAKGMNYLHTSHPPIVHRDLKSPNLLVDKHWVVKVCDFGLSSLKHHTFLSSKSCAGTPEWMAPEILRNEPANEKCDVYSFGVILWELITTKIPWKGLNPMQVVGAVGFQNKRLEIPEDVDPVVAQIIRDCWQTEPHLRPSFSQLMSRLYRLVQQGVRKTGSTH, encoded by the exons ATGCCCAAAATGAAGCATCTTCTCCGAAAGCTTCACATCGGTGGTGGCGCCGCAACTGCTACTACTACTCCTACTCCTActcctaccaccaccaccatcaccaaccaCAACGCCGCCGCATTGCCTCACTCTCCCACCACCACTCCTTCAcctcctcttccttcttcctcctcctccgcccTCCCCTCTCCGGACGCCGCCGGCGACTTCAATTTGTTGCAGGAAGAAGAGTTTCAGATGCAGTTGGCCCTAGCAATCAGCGCTTCGTCTTCCGATCCTAATGTTAACGCAGAATCTGCTCAGATCGATGCTGCTAAACAGATCAGCCTTGGCTACTCAGCTTCTGTCACTGACACCCAAGCCCTCGTTCAGTTTCAATCTCTTCGTTACTgg AATTATAATGTCATTGATTATAATGAGAAAGTGATGGATGGGTTTTATGATGCGTATGGGATCACCTCGACTTTGATTGAACAAGGGAAGATGCCGTTGTTGGTGGATCTGCAAAGTACGTCTCTCTCGCGAAATCTTGAGTGTGAAGTAATTTTGGTGAATCGTTTTGTTGACAGTGAGCTGAATCAGCTTGAGATAAAAGCATGCACTTTGTTCAACGAGTGTTGTGTTTCTGAGCTAGGGCTAATTTTGAGTGGCATACTTCAGAAACTTGCTGATATTGTTGTTAATAGAATGGGAGGACCAGTTGGAAATGCTGATAAAATCACAAAAAGGTGGGCTATGAGGAGTCGTGAGTTACGAGACTCTTTAAGAACCAATGTCCTTCCCCTTGGATATCTCGATATTGGACTTTCGCGTCACCGAGCCCTACTTTTTAAG GTACTTGGAGATAGGATCAATATTCCCTGCATGCTGGTAAAAGGGAGCTACTACACAGGAACTGATGATGGAGCTGTCAATTTGATTAAAGATGATGACGGAAG TGAATACATCATTGATTTGATGGGGGCTCCTGGCACTCTTATTCCTGCTGAGATTCCCAGCAGTCAGCTCCAAAACTGTGGTTTTGCTGTTAGGGGTTGTGCAGAGATTGTAGGACTACCTAACAGTACAAATGTGATGCTTGATGCTGTAGCTGGTGTGCCTGTAGTCTTGTCTGATCATGGTAGAATGCCAACCGTGGGGAGGTTCCAGACAGAATTATTGGATATGGGTTACCAAACAAAACCAGATGAAGTAAATCATTCTAAAGTAAATGAAAAAGGGATATTTGAACATACAAAAGCATATGAATGTTCACATACAGAATCATCACATGCAGAAAACATGCATGTAAAAAATGTCTCCAATTATGTTCGCAGTGCAGCACAGAACCCAGAATTTGGCCCAGAACTGCACCGTATTCTATTTGAGAGTGGTGCATCCCCTCCGCCTGATCTTTTTTCAGATATAAATCCTCGAGATTGGGGTCGAGAGGCTGTTCAATCTGACCCAAATAGGCTGTTATTAAGCTATGAAAAGTCTCTCATAAACTCTCAAGGTGTAGGCTCTGCCAGAGATACTTGGTCATGTCAATCTGCTGACCGCTTAGctggaaaacaaaaacaattgcATACAGATGCCATTGAATGTTCTGATTCTTCACAGGGTGATAATACGAGCAATGGGATTTTGACAGTTTCTGATAGAGATAATGGTTTGGAGCAGTCTAATCCATTAACTGTTGATTGCGATTCTATCAATACACGTCAGACATGTAAAGAGAAGTGTGTTGAGTCTTCCTTGCCCAATGCAGTTCTTTCTTGCAAAAGGCACAATGGTGTTGACTGTTATCATGACGATGATGAAAACGGTCTTAGAAATAAGGTTGGAGCTTCTTTCAAAAACAGTGCGTTGGGGAAAGATTCAGCCATTCAAATAAATGAGATGGTCAATGGGGATTGTACCCTACATGATGATCAAAGCAAGAAAATTAGCTCAGTGCTTGGTGAAGGCACAGATTGGGAAATTCAATGGGAGGAGCTTCGTATTGGTGAGCGTATTGGTATTG GTTCTTATGGTGAAGTTTACCGGGCTGATTGCCATGGCACC GAAGTTGCTGTAAAGAAGTTTCTGGACCAAGATTTCTCTGGTGATGCACTAGCTCAGTTCAAATCTGAA ATTGAGATCATGTTAAGGCTGCGGCATCCTAATGTAGTGCTCTTCATGGGAGCAATTACTCGTCCCCCGCATTTCTCTATCTTGACAGAATTTCTTCCAGG AGGCAGCTTATATAGGCTCTTGCATCGTCCCAATCTTGTACTTGATGAGAAGAGACGGTTGCGTATGGCTCTTGATGTG GCTAAGGGAATGAATTACTTGCACACCAGCCATCCTCCCATTGTTCATCGAGATTTAAAGTCTCCAAATCTTCTTGTTGACAAGCATTGGGTTGTAAAG GTCTGTGATTTTGGTCTGTCAAGTTTGAAGCACCATACATTTTTGTCATCCAAGTCTTGTGCTGGAACG CCTGAGTGGATGGCACCAGAAATCTTAAGAAATGAACCAGCCAATGAGAA GtgtgatgtgtatagttttggTGTGATCTTGTGGGAGTTGATTACCACAAAAATCCCGTGGAAAGGTTTGAACCCAATGCAGGTTGTTGGAGCTGTTGGATTCCAAAATAAACGGCTTGAAATTCCAGAAGATGTGGATCCAGTAGTAGCACAGATAATACGTGATTGCTGGCAGAC GGAGCCACACTTGCGGCCATCATTCTCACAGCTGATGTCTCGTCTTTACCGTCTTGTACAACAGGGCGTCCGCAAAACGGGCTCGACACATTAA
- the LOC130720287 gene encoding PKS-NRPS hybrid synthetase cheA-like: MTESFLFHESQLIEVGLNNAQPEEVPPPAFVPPCISIDVSHLFTTDQIFPTRDDLINWVHGIAIENGYVVLITKSDSGGNGSRKAYVMLGCEKHGKYVPYRDPDLVEGTRTQKTECPFRLKGRPMKNGIDRDWRLKVMEGTHNHEPARSLLGHNFVGRLNSEEKEQVEKMSKSWVPPRKMLLTLKENNPLNLTTISQIYGACKRLRKSLRGSLTEMQHLLKKLDGDKYVHFERHEPGSEVIRDVFWAHPNAIKLFNTFPYVVIMDCTYKTNKYKIPLLEIVGLTSTDKTYSIAFCYIVNEGTDDYVWALECMKSLLADQAMLPKVIVTDRDLALLSAAKQSLPNTSHLLCLWHINKCVLAKCKLYVGTDDFAELVMGKWGEVVDAATVEEFEVQWMQLFNMCKDKYSNFTSYCSTTWLVHKEKFAKAWTNHVMHFGTTTSNRAEGAHASLKKMLRDCKGDLATSWDASHSLTCNRHTEILASFERSIHRIDHIFMFPFYTNIRGFVSNKCLQLIDDEHIRMKSYGGCDCLLRETHGLPCGCELAGYERIPYESIHPFWKRLSWEHVPEPVADTISNHICGMNHGDMQPEVEALTHYFSSLDTGGQSMVRRKLQAIYCPESSSLCTPEVQIRSKRTLKANERKPPKVKAIGSLTRDPSGFEHVDREIKEAKKASQPPKKKKRVKKSDTSYFMGHFPSFFHPYIHTVQNVEDDGNCGYRAIAALLGLPSGEEGWPCVREALIDELERHRGLYDEMWSRHVVNALHSRLTLLPGHPATEDKWMQLPEMGYLVATRFQVVFISISSQGCWSYLPLRGEGPPPVHRVIAVGHVINHFVQLHLTPGHSMPPIALQWERYVDPISVSWCVPYVTRLHRFTSELEAWFVTFGVPLSHQSYVDITTD; the protein is encoded by the exons atgacagaatcatttttatttcatgaatcccaattgattgaagttggattgaacaatgctcaacctgaagaggtgccaccaccagcatttgtacccccgtgtataagtatagatgtctcgcatttatttacaactgatcag attttccctacccgtgatgatcttatcaattgggttcatggaattgcgattgaaaatggatatgttgtgttgatcacaaagtcagatagcggtgggaatggaagcagaaaagcttatgtcatgttggggtgcgagaagcatggtaagtatgttccctacagagaccctgaccttgttgaaggaacgagaacacaaaagacagaatgtccttttagactaaaaggacgacctatgaaaaatggcatagatagagattggcggctaaaggtgatggaaggtacacacaaccatgaaccagctaggtcactacttggccacaattttgttggtcgtctaaattccgaagagaaggagcaagtggaaaaaatgtcaaagagttgggttccaccgagaaagatgctgttgactttgaaggaaaacaatcctttaaacttgactaccatatctcagatttatggtgcttgcaagaggttaagaaaatccctccgcgggtcattgacagaaatgcaacacttgttgaagaagttggacggtgacaagtacgtccactttgaaagacatgagcctggatcggaagtcattagggatgtattttgggctcatccaaatgctatcaaattgttcaacacatttccatatgtagtgattatggattgcacatacaagacaaacaaatataaaattccattgcttgagattgttggactgacttccacagataagacatactccatagccttttgctacattgttaatgagggcacagatgactacgtttgggcactggagtgtatgaagtctctattagctgatcaagccatgttgcctaaggtgattgttactgacagggatcttgccttattgagtgctgctaagcaaagccttcccaacaccagccatttattatgcttgtggcacatcaacaagtgtgttttggcaaagtgcaaactctatgttggtacagatgattttgctgaattggttatggggaagtggggagaggtggtggatgctgcaacagttgaagaatttgaagttcaatggatgcaattgtttaatatgtgcaaggacaaatacagcaactttacctcctattgttctacaacatggttggtccacaaggaaaaatttgccaaggcatggacaaatcatgtgatgcactttggaacaacaacaagtaacag ggctgagggtgcacatgccagtttgaagaagatgttgcgggattgcaagggtgacctagccacttcttgggatgcgtcgcatagtttgacatgtaatcgacatactgaaatattagcatcgtttgagcgcagtattcacagaattgatcacattttcatgttcccattttacacaaatattagaggatttgtgtcaaacaaatgcctgcagctcatcgacgatgaacatataagaatgaagtcctacggcggatgcgattgcttgttgagagagactcatggactaccttgcggttgtgaacttgcag gttatgaaagaattccatatgagtcaattcatccattctggaagagactgagttgggagcatgtacctgaacctgttgcagatactatcagcaaccatatttgcggcatgaaccatggagatatgcaaccagaagttgaggcattgacacattatttcagttctttggatactggagggcagagtatggtaaggaggaagcttcaagctatctattgtcctgaaagcagttcacTTTGTACTCCTGAGGTTCAGATAAGGTCCAAGCGCACTCTTAAGGCGAACGAAAGAAAACCACCCAAGGTtaaagcaataggatccttgactcgtgatccttcaggTTTTGAGCATGTTGATAGGGAGATCAAAGAGGCAAAGAAGGCTTCgcaaccaccaaagaagaagaagcgtgtgaagaagtctgatacaagttatttcatgggtcattttccatcctttttccacccatatatacacacagttcagaatgttgaggacgatggtaactgtggctatagagccATTGCTGCATTACTGGGACTACCATCAGGTGAGGAAGGTTGGCCATGTGTTAGGGAAGCGTTGATAGACGAACTTGAACGACACAGAGGAttgtatgatgaaatgtggTCCAGACATGTGGTTAATGCCTTACATTCTCGACTCACTCTTCTTCCTGGTCATCCGGCTACCGaggataaatggatgcaactgccagagatgggataccttgtagcaaccaggttccaagtGGTTTTCATATCCATCTCTTCTCAGGGTTGTTGGTCATACCTTCCACTAAGAGGAGAAGGTCCACCTCCTGTACATCGTGTTATAGCTGTTGgtcatgtgataaatcactttgtacag ctccatctaactcctggacattctatgccgccaattgctctccagtggGAACGGTATGTTGATCCTATATCAGTAAGCTGGTGCGTCCCATATGTTACACGTTTACACAGGTTTACATCAGAATTAGAAGCTtggtttgttacttttggtgttcctcttagtcaccaaagctatgtagacatcaccACAGACTGA